From Parasphaerochaeta coccoides DSM 17374, a single genomic window includes:
- a CDS encoding cyclic nucleotide-binding domain-containing protein: protein MDYPLASPGGSMEEKTIHLQEGMILYQQGDEGRSMFQLRSGKIVLYLDHGTPKQFMLVEIKEPGTMFGEMGLLAEEPRTMTAVAMEDSDLTEIDMEHFKEFSRKHPDDMCRIITDLSRRLKTALHELTNAQEVVYGLIEEQETGQPRKDGFQQKLKRFTDLFFNYPKDVPPDVYLSNYMRNHGGML from the coding sequence ATGGATTATCCGCTGGCTTCCCCTGGAGGGAGCATGGAAGAAAAAACCATACACCTGCAAGAAGGTATGATCCTGTATCAACAGGGAGATGAAGGGCGTTCCATGTTCCAGTTGCGTTCCGGCAAGATTGTCCTTTACCTTGACCATGGTACGCCAAAACAGTTCATGTTAGTGGAAATCAAGGAGCCAGGAACGATGTTCGGGGAGATGGGATTGTTGGCGGAAGAACCGCGTACCATGACCGCGGTAGCCATGGAAGATTCCGATTTGACTGAAATTGACATGGAGCATTTCAAGGAATTCAGTCGTAAACATCCGGACGACATGTGCCGGATAATCACAGACCTGAGCCGTCGGCTCAAGACAGCTCTCCATGAACTGACCAATGCCCAGGAAGTCGTGTACGGGTTGATTGAGGAGCAGGAGACCGGTCAGCCGCGCAAGGATGGTTTTCAACAGAAACTCAAAAGATTCACTGATCTTTTCTTTAATTATCCCAAGGATGTTCCTCCAGACGTATATCTGAGCAATTATATGCGCAATCATGGTGGGATGTTGTGA